A part of Notolabrus celidotus isolate fNotCel1 chromosome 21, fNotCel1.pri, whole genome shotgun sequence genomic DNA contains:
- the avpr2l gene encoding arginine vasopressin receptor 2, like isoform X1, producing MDSNSNSSEKDSRGDGEVYGSFALIRAGILGLVFLLATCGNFFFLATLWKKRKRNTRTQLFLLHLCLADLVVAFFQVLPQFLIEITHRFRGTDFLCRSVKYLQVVGMFASTYMIVAMTIDRYHAVCKPMVSFFKGSFRRYLSIGAAWLISLAFSAPQLFIFSLREVEENQYDCWATFIEPWGSRIYISWITLSVFALPAVILLHCQVRICTTIYFNMKRKALQAGRAGTKGVSNAMLKTVKMTFVIILAYTVCWSPFFVVQLWSAWSPKSAPTQGPVFAIIMLLASLNSCTNPWIYVYYS from the exons ATGGATTCCAACAGCAACAGCTCCGAAAAGGACTCACGCGGGGATGGAGAAGTGTACGGAAGCTTTGCGCTCATCAGAGCAGGGATTCTGGGTTTGGTTTTCTTGCTCGCAACGTGTGGGAATTTTTTCTTCTTGGCAACACTttggaagaagaggaaaagaaacacCAGGACGCAGCTATTTCTTCTACACTTGTGCTTGGCGGATCTGGTGGTGGCGTTTTTCCAAGTCCTACCGCAGTTTCTTATTGAAATTACGCACAGATTCCGCGGTACGGACTTCTTGTGCCGGTCCGTGAAGTATCTACAGGTTGTTGGGATGTTCGCCTCCACGTACATGATAGTAGCCATGACTATAGACAGGTACCACGCTGTGTGTAAGCCGATGGTTTCCTTCTTCAAGGGCTCATTTAGGAGGTACCTGTCCATAGGCGCAGCGTGGCTCATCTCCCTCGCCTTCAGTGCTCCTCAGCTTTTCATCTTCTCTCTCCGGGAGGTTGAGGAGAACCAGTACGACTGCTGGGCGACATTTATCGAACCGTGGGGGAGCCGGATTTACATCAGCTGGATCACCCTGTCCGTGTTTGCCCTGCCTGCCGTCATTCTGCTCCACTGCCAGGTGAGGATATGCACCACCATCTACTTTAACATGAAGAGGAAGGCGCTGCAGGCAGGGCGCGCGGGTACAAAGGGGGTGTCCAACGCCATGCTGAAAACTGTGAAAATGACATTTGTGATTATACTGGCATACACAGTATGCTGGAgccctttttttgttgttcaacTATGGTCTGCATGGAGCCCAAAGAGTGCACCTACTCAAG GTCCAGTGTTTGCCATCATCATGTTGCTGGCTAGTCTCAACAGCTGCACCAACCCCTGGATCTATGTCTACTACAGCTAA
- the avpr2l gene encoding arginine vasopressin receptor 2, like isoform X2, whose translation MDSNSNSSEKDSRGDGEVYGSFALIRAGILGLVFLLATCGNFFFLATLWKKRKRNTRTQLFLLHLCLADLVVAFFQVLPQFLIEITHRFRGTDFLCRSVKYLQVVGMFASTYMIVAMTIDRYHAVCKPMVSFFKGSFRRYLSIGAAWLISLAFSAPQLFIFSLREVEENQYDCWATFIEPWGSRIYISWITLSVFALPAVILLHCQVQCLPSSCCWLVSTAAPTPGSMSTTAKSMRALKLMYIFSWKG comes from the exons ATGGATTCCAACAGCAACAGCTCCGAAAAGGACTCACGCGGGGATGGAGAAGTGTACGGAAGCTTTGCGCTCATCAGAGCAGGGATTCTGGGTTTGGTTTTCTTGCTCGCAACGTGTGGGAATTTTTTCTTCTTGGCAACACTttggaagaagaggaaaagaaacacCAGGACGCAGCTATTTCTTCTACACTTGTGCTTGGCGGATCTGGTGGTGGCGTTTTTCCAAGTCCTACCGCAGTTTCTTATTGAAATTACGCACAGATTCCGCGGTACGGACTTCTTGTGCCGGTCCGTGAAGTATCTACAGGTTGTTGGGATGTTCGCCTCCACGTACATGATAGTAGCCATGACTATAGACAGGTACCACGCTGTGTGTAAGCCGATGGTTTCCTTCTTCAAGGGCTCATTTAGGAGGTACCTGTCCATAGGCGCAGCGTGGCTCATCTCCCTCGCCTTCAGTGCTCCTCAGCTTTTCATCTTCTCTCTCCGGGAGGTTGAGGAGAACCAGTACGACTGCTGGGCGACATTTATCGAACCGTGGGGGAGCCGGATTTACATCAGCTGGATCACCCTGTCCGTGTTTGCCCTGCCTGCCGTCATTCTGCTCCACTGCCAG GTCCAGTGTTTGCCATCATCATGTTGCTGGCTAGTCTCAACAGCTGCACCAACCCCTGGATCTATGTCTACTACAGCTAAGAGCATGCGTGCACTAAAACTGATGTACATTTTTAGTTGGAAGGGATGA